One region of Catenuloplanes indicus genomic DNA includes:
- a CDS encoding SigE family RNA polymerase sigma factor, translating into MSIDSGRRPPDDGFREFVRAQWGPLTRTAYLLTGDRSYAEDLVQTALEKTHRRWRRVSAMDAPVAYVRRVMVTTAISWRRRRSLGEIPAQPADRVQTGDPYQQVVERDHLLAGLRELPPRMRAVLVLRYFEDLSETDIAAALGCSTGTVKSQASRGLQRLRDRAGTADADLTVVLKESRA; encoded by the coding sequence ATGTCGATTGATTCGGGTCGAAGACCCCCCGACGACGGATTCCGCGAGTTCGTCCGGGCGCAGTGGGGGCCGCTGACCCGCACCGCCTACCTGCTCACCGGCGACCGCAGCTACGCGGAGGATCTGGTCCAGACCGCGCTGGAGAAGACGCACCGCCGGTGGCGGCGCGTGTCCGCGATGGACGCGCCGGTCGCCTACGTGCGCCGGGTGATGGTCACCACCGCCATCTCCTGGCGGCGGCGCCGCAGCCTCGGCGAGATACCCGCGCAACCGGCCGACCGGGTGCAGACCGGCGACCCGTACCAGCAGGTGGTGGAGCGCGACCACCTGCTCGCCGGACTGCGGGAACTGCCGCCGCGGATGCGCGCGGTCCTGGTGCTGCGCTACTTCGAGGATCTCAGCGAGACGGACATCGCGGCCGCGCTCGGCTGCTCGACCGGCACCGTGAAGAGCCAGGCGTCGCGCGGCCTCCAGCGCCTCCGCGACCGTGCCGGCACCGCCGACGCCGACCTGACCGTCGTCCTGAAGGAGAGCCGGGCATGA
- the argG gene encoding argininosuccinate synthase encodes MSKVLTSLPAGERVGIAFSGGLDTSVAVAWMREKGAVPCTYTADIGQYDEPDIASVPGRAGQYGAEIARLVDCRAALVEEGLAALACGAFHIRSGGRAYFNTTPLGRAVTGTMLVRAMLDDGVQIWGDGSTFKGNDIERFYRYGLLANPSLRIYKPWLDAAFVEELGGRHEMSEWLQARDLPYRHSTEKAYSTDANIWGATHEAKSLEHLDVGLELVEPIMGVKFWDPSVEILPEDVTVRFEQGRPVAINGKTFANDVDLVLEANAVGGRHGLGMSDQIENRIIEAKSRGIYEAPGMALLHIAYERLVNAIHNEDTLATYHNEGRKLGRLLYEGRWLDPQALMSRESIQRWVGAAITGEVTLRLRRGDDYSIIDTSGPEFSYHPDKLSMERTENAAFGPIDRIGQLTMRNLDIADSRARLEQYARIGIVGGTQVIAAQPSTTTLIGAMPAGGAEAIAASPTVPAEDQLLDAAAMEFGTD; translated from the coding sequence GTGTCCAAGGTGCTTACGTCATTGCCCGCCGGCGAACGTGTCGGCATCGCCTTCTCCGGTGGTCTCGACACCTCCGTGGCGGTCGCGTGGATGCGCGAGAAGGGTGCGGTGCCCTGCACGTACACCGCCGACATCGGTCAGTACGACGAACCCGACATCGCGTCCGTCCCGGGCCGTGCCGGGCAGTACGGTGCGGAGATCGCCCGGCTGGTCGACTGCCGCGCCGCGCTGGTCGAGGAGGGTCTGGCCGCGCTGGCGTGCGGCGCGTTCCACATCCGCAGCGGCGGCCGGGCGTACTTCAACACCACGCCGCTGGGCCGCGCCGTGACCGGCACCATGCTGGTCCGCGCGATGCTCGACGACGGCGTGCAGATCTGGGGCGACGGGTCGACGTTCAAGGGCAACGACATCGAGCGCTTCTACCGGTACGGTCTGCTGGCCAACCCGTCGCTGCGCATCTACAAGCCGTGGCTGGACGCGGCGTTCGTGGAGGAGCTCGGCGGCCGGCACGAGATGTCGGAGTGGTTGCAGGCCCGTGACCTGCCGTACCGGCACAGTACGGAGAAGGCCTACTCCACCGACGCGAACATCTGGGGCGCCACGCACGAGGCGAAGTCGCTGGAGCACCTGGACGTCGGCCTGGAACTGGTCGAGCCGATCATGGGCGTCAAGTTCTGGGACCCGTCCGTGGAGATCCTCCCGGAGGACGTGACGGTCCGGTTCGAGCAGGGCCGGCCGGTCGCGATCAACGGCAAGACGTTCGCGAACGACGTCGACCTGGTGCTGGAGGCGAACGCGGTCGGCGGCCGGCACGGCCTCGGCATGAGCGACCAGATCGAGAACCGGATCATCGAGGCGAAGTCGCGCGGCATCTACGAGGCGCCCGGCATGGCGCTGCTGCACATCGCGTACGAGCGGCTGGTCAACGCGATCCACAACGAGGACACGCTGGCGACGTACCACAACGAGGGCCGCAAGCTGGGCCGGCTGCTCTACGAGGGCCGCTGGCTGGACCCGCAGGCGCTGATGAGCCGCGAGTCGATCCAGCGCTGGGTCGGCGCCGCGATCACCGGTGAGGTCACGCTCCGGCTGCGCCGCGGCGACGACTACTCGATCATCGACACGTCCGGCCCGGAGTTCAGCTACCACCCGGACAAGCTGTCCATGGAGCGCACCGAGAACGCCGCGTTCGGCCCGATCGACCGGATCGGCCAGCTCACCATGCGCAACCTGGACATCGCGGACTCGCGTGCCCGGCTGGAGCAGTACGCGCGGATCGGCATCGTCGGTGGCACTCAGGTGATCGCGGCCCAGCCGTCCACCACCACGCTGATCGGCGCGATGCCGGCCGGTGGCGCCGAGGCCATCGCGGCCAGCCCGACGGTCCCGGCCGAGGACCAGCTGCTCGACGCGGCAGCCATGGAGTTCGGCACCGACTGA
- a CDS encoding HAD family hydrolase, with translation MRALIFDFDGLLMDTETTLLESWRWAYRQHGLELDPAGFFADHGGDANEPRYDALAAAVGAGFDRESSHRRRQAYRLTLNAALTPAPGVVAWLDRAAELGLRLAVASSSPRPHVAAMLNQAGLLDRFETVATGDEVAAHKPDPAVYRLALARLGLPPEDALAFEDTPHGVAAAHAAGLRCVAIPNPHADRSRFTAADLLLTSAADATIDDVLTKIT, from the coding sequence ATGCGGGCGCTGATCTTCGACTTCGACGGACTGCTGATGGACACGGAGACCACGCTGCTGGAGAGCTGGCGCTGGGCGTACCGGCAGCACGGTCTCGAACTGGATCCGGCGGGCTTCTTCGCCGACCACGGCGGCGACGCGAACGAGCCCCGCTACGACGCGCTGGCCGCCGCGGTCGGCGCCGGCTTCGACCGGGAGAGCAGCCACCGCCGCCGGCAGGCCTACCGGCTCACGCTGAACGCCGCACTCACCCCGGCCCCCGGCGTGGTCGCCTGGCTCGACCGGGCCGCCGAGCTGGGCCTGCGGCTCGCGGTGGCCAGCAGCTCACCGCGCCCGCACGTGGCCGCGATGCTCAACCAGGCCGGCCTGCTGGACCGCTTCGAGACGGTGGCGACCGGCGACGAGGTGGCCGCGCACAAACCCGACCCGGCCGTCTACCGCCTCGCGCTGGCCCGCCTCGGCCTGCCGCCGGAGGACGCGCTCGCGTTCGAGGACACGCCGCACGGCGTCGCCGCGGCCCACGCGGCCGGCCTGCGCTGCGTCGCGATCCCGAACCCGCACGCCGACCGCTCCCGCTTCACGGCCGCCGACCTGCTCCTCACCAGCGCCGCCGACGCCACCATCGACGACGTCCTGACAAAGATCACCTGA
- the pflB gene encoding formate C-acetyltransferase, which produces MTAQVQARTSTADAWRGFAGSDWRRDVDVAGFIRDNYTPYEGDQHFLTGPTCRTLDVWAKLQAMFPVERERGVYDVDARTPSTITSHAPGYIDRDNELIVGLQTDAPLRRAIMPNGGLRMVENGLKAYGYELDPAVRETFGKYRKTHNDAVFDAYPQAVLKARRSHIITGLPDAYGRGRIIGDYRRVALYGVDRLITERITLKAALDQARSTEHVIRDREELAEQVRALRELKAMAASYGYDISGPATNGREAIQWLYFAYLAATKEQNGAAMSLGRTATFVDVYLQRDIAAGDLTEIEAQELVDDFVIKLRIIRFLRTPEYDALFSGDPTWVTESIGGVGVDGRPLVTRTSFRYLQTLYNLGPAPEPNLTVLWSRTLPEGFKRFCAQVSLDTSAIQYENDEALRAEYGEDTAIACCVSGMRVGKQMQFFGARANLAKALLYAINGGRDEMSGEQVAPATRPVESDVLEFGEVVAAYEHTLDWLAETYVDALNVIHAMHDRYAYERLEMALHDYPVHRFLATGIAGLSVAVDSLSAIRYATVRVIRDETGLAVDYEIEGDYPSFGNNDDRVDAMATWLVEEFMSRIRRQPAYRGAEPTMSVLTITSNVVYGKHTGNTPDGRRAGQPFAPGANPMNGRDKHGLVAAALSVAKLPYASARDGISLTCTVTPDGLGHTRADRITDLVGVLDGYTGTGGFHMNVNVLDRATLEDAMEHPEKYPQLTVRVSGYAVNFVRLTREQQQDVVSRTFHGSL; this is translated from the coding sequence ATGACGGCACAGGTGCAGGCGCGGACGTCGACCGCGGACGCGTGGCGGGGGTTCGCCGGTTCGGACTGGCGGCGGGACGTCGACGTGGCCGGGTTCATCCGGGACAACTACACGCCGTACGAGGGAGACCAGCACTTCCTCACCGGCCCGACCTGCCGGACGCTGGACGTCTGGGCGAAGCTGCAGGCGATGTTCCCGGTGGAGCGCGAGCGCGGCGTCTACGACGTGGACGCGCGCACGCCGTCGACGATCACCAGTCACGCGCCCGGGTACATCGACCGGGACAACGAGCTGATCGTCGGCCTCCAGACGGACGCGCCGCTGCGCCGGGCGATCATGCCGAACGGCGGCCTGCGGATGGTGGAGAACGGGCTGAAGGCCTACGGGTACGAGCTGGACCCGGCCGTGCGGGAGACGTTCGGGAAGTACCGCAAGACGCACAACGACGCGGTGTTCGACGCGTACCCGCAGGCGGTGCTCAAGGCCCGGCGCTCGCACATCATCACCGGCCTGCCGGACGCCTACGGCCGCGGCCGGATCATCGGCGACTACCGGCGGGTCGCGCTCTACGGCGTGGACCGGCTGATCACCGAGCGGATCACGCTGAAGGCCGCGCTGGACCAGGCGCGTTCGACCGAGCACGTGATCCGCGACCGGGAGGAGCTGGCCGAGCAGGTCAGGGCGCTGCGCGAGCTGAAGGCGATGGCCGCGTCCTACGGGTACGACATCTCCGGGCCGGCCACGAACGGGCGCGAGGCGATCCAGTGGCTGTACTTCGCCTACCTGGCCGCGACGAAGGAGCAGAACGGCGCCGCGATGTCGCTCGGCCGGACCGCCACGTTCGTCGACGTCTACCTGCAACGGGACATCGCGGCCGGTGACCTGACCGAGATCGAGGCGCAGGAGCTGGTCGACGACTTCGTGATCAAGCTGCGGATCATCCGGTTCCTGCGCACGCCGGAGTACGACGCGCTGTTCTCCGGCGACCCGACCTGGGTGACCGAGAGCATCGGCGGCGTGGGCGTGGACGGCCGGCCGCTGGTCACCCGGACCAGCTTCCGCTACCTGCAGACGCTCTACAACCTGGGCCCGGCGCCGGAGCCGAACCTGACCGTGCTCTGGTCCCGTACCCTGCCCGAGGGTTTCAAGCGGTTCTGCGCGCAGGTGTCGCTGGACACCAGCGCGATCCAGTACGAGAACGACGAGGCGCTGCGCGCCGAGTACGGCGAGGACACCGCGATCGCCTGCTGCGTCTCCGGCATGCGGGTCGGCAAGCAGATGCAGTTCTTCGGCGCGCGGGCGAACCTGGCGAAGGCGCTGCTCTACGCGATCAACGGCGGCCGGGACGAGATGTCCGGCGAGCAGGTCGCGCCCGCCACCAGGCCCGTCGAATCGGACGTGCTGGAGTTCGGCGAGGTGGTGGCGGCGTACGAGCACACGCTGGACTGGCTGGCCGAGACCTATGTGGACGCGCTCAACGTCATCCACGCCATGCACGACCGGTACGCGTACGAGCGGCTGGAGATGGCGCTGCACGACTACCCCGTGCACCGTTTCCTGGCCACCGGCATCGCCGGCCTGAGCGTGGCGGTGGACAGCCTCTCCGCGATCCGGTACGCGACGGTCCGCGTCATCCGCGACGAGACCGGCCTGGCCGTGGACTACGAGATCGAGGGTGACTACCCGAGCTTCGGCAACAACGACGACCGGGTCGACGCGATGGCCACCTGGCTGGTCGAGGAGTTCATGTCGCGGATCCGGCGGCAGCCGGCCTACCGGGGCGCGGAGCCGACGATGAGCGTGCTGACCATCACGTCGAACGTGGTCTACGGCAAGCACACCGGCAACACCCCGGACGGCCGCCGCGCCGGTCAGCCGTTCGCGCCGGGCGCGAACCCGATGAACGGCCGGGACAAGCACGGCCTGGTCGCGGCCGCGCTCTCGGTGGCGAAGCTGCCGTATGCCTCGGCCCGCGACGGCATCTCGCTGACCTGCACGGTCACGCCGGACGGTCTCGGGCACACCCGCGCGGACCGGATCACCGACCTGGTCGGCGTGCTGGACGGTTACACCGGCACCGGCGGCTTCCACATGAACGTCAACGTGCTGGACCGCGCGACGCTGGAGGACGCGATGGAGCACCCGGAGAAGTACCCGCAGCTCACGGTGCGGGTCTCCGGCTACGCGGTGAACTTCGTCCGGCTGACCCGGGAGCAGCAGCAGGACGTGGTCTCCCGGACGTTCCACGGGTCGCTGTGA
- a CDS encoding carbohydrate-binding domain-containing protein, which produces MSRSAPDKRRPAAAALAIGTAAALGLLATVAQPAAHAAVVPATAAAGAAVLAAGPAAAAALAANQPHHDSAADHTWTEADVAAVSLTGSGATTTSPNVTVSGQTITVTAAGTYRFSGSLTNGQIAVNSPGTGLVRLILNGVTVANSTSSAVNVIAADEVMVVLQAGSTNRLSDASVYSYPSGVDEPNAALFSAADTTITGTGTLTVTGNAYDGIASKDGLYIDSGTITVTAKDDGIRGRDYVYVAGGTITATSAGDGVTADNDEDTTRGYVYVGAGTVNATSTAGDAINGETDVIVTGGTVTAKAGGGSTVTPGTASTKGVKAGVLAVISEGRTTIDASDDGLHSDGGVTVDGGTTTIATGDDGVHAETDVRISAGTVTVSRSYEGIEGLKVFLSGGTISATATDDAVNASDPATGEMQNSPNALISVTGGTVVVSGGTDGLDSNGALAVGGGTVVVNGSPTRGGGEGGLDANGALTITAGVLLSAGISSSTSTLPSSGQGWVQVTFSANQAAGTIVHLATTSGTQLAAFQSTKAFRSVVFSSAQITRGTTYAIRTGGAVSGTAVGGGLYTGGTLSGTQVTTVTAGTQTRG; this is translated from the coding sequence ATGTCACGCTCCGCACCCGACAAACGCCGGCCGGCCGCCGCCGCGCTCGCGATCGGCACCGCCGCCGCACTCGGCCTTCTCGCCACCGTCGCCCAGCCCGCGGCGCACGCGGCCGTCGTCCCGGCCACCGCGGCGGCCGGCGCCGCCGTGCTCGCCGCCGGTCCGGCCGCCGCGGCCGCGCTCGCCGCGAACCAGCCGCACCACGACAGCGCGGCCGACCACACCTGGACCGAGGCGGACGTCGCCGCCGTCTCGCTGACCGGCTCCGGCGCGACCACGACCAGCCCGAACGTCACGGTCTCCGGCCAGACGATCACGGTCACGGCGGCCGGGACGTACCGTTTCTCCGGCTCGCTCACCAACGGCCAGATCGCGGTGAACAGCCCCGGCACCGGCCTCGTCCGCCTGATCCTGAACGGCGTCACGGTCGCGAACAGCACGTCCTCGGCCGTCAACGTGATCGCCGCGGACGAGGTCATGGTGGTGCTCCAGGCCGGCAGCACGAACCGGCTCAGCGACGCGAGCGTCTACAGCTACCCGAGCGGCGTGGACGAGCCGAACGCCGCGCTGTTCTCCGCCGCGGACACCACGATCACCGGCACCGGCACGCTGACCGTGACCGGCAACGCGTACGACGGCATCGCCAGCAAGGACGGCCTGTACATCGACTCCGGCACGATCACCGTGACCGCGAAGGACGACGGCATCCGCGGCCGCGACTACGTGTACGTCGCGGGCGGCACGATCACGGCCACGTCCGCCGGTGACGGCGTGACCGCCGACAACGACGAGGACACCACCCGCGGGTACGTCTACGTCGGCGCCGGCACGGTCAACGCCACCTCCACCGCCGGCGACGCGATCAACGGCGAGACCGACGTGATCGTCACGGGCGGGACCGTGACCGCGAAGGCCGGCGGCGGCAGCACCGTCACGCCCGGCACCGCCAGCACCAAGGGCGTCAAGGCCGGTGTACTCGCCGTGATCAGCGAGGGCCGCACCACGATCGACGCCTCCGACGACGGCCTGCACTCGGACGGCGGCGTCACGGTCGACGGCGGCACCACCACGATCGCGACCGGCGACGACGGCGTGCACGCGGAGACGGACGTGCGGATCAGCGCCGGTACGGTCACGGTCTCCCGGTCGTACGAGGGAATCGAGGGCCTGAAGGTCTTCCTGTCCGGCGGCACGATCTCCGCGACCGCCACCGACGACGCCGTCAACGCGTCCGACCCGGCCACCGGCGAGATGCAGAACAGCCCGAACGCGCTGATCTCGGTGACCGGCGGCACCGTGGTGGTCAGCGGCGGCACGGACGGCCTCGACTCCAACGGCGCGCTCGCCGTCGGCGGCGGCACGGTCGTGGTCAACGGCTCACCGACCCGCGGCGGCGGAGAGGGCGGCCTGGACGCGAACGGCGCGCTCACCATCACCGCCGGCGTGCTGCTCTCCGCCGGGATCAGCTCCAGCACCAGCACGCTGCCGAGCTCCGGCCAGGGATGGGTGCAGGTCACGTTCTCCGCGAACCAGGCGGCCGGCACGATCGTGCACCTGGCCACCACGTCCGGCACGCAGCTAGCCGCGTTCCAGTCCACGAAGGCGTTCCGCAGCGTGGTCTTCTCCTCCGCGCAGATCACCCGCGGCACCACCTACGCGATCCGCACCGGCGGCGCCGTCTCCGGCACCGCGGTCGGCGGCGGCCTCTACACCGGCGGCACCCTCTCCGGCACCCAGGTCACCACGGTCACCGCCGGCACCCAGACCCGAGGCTGA
- a CDS encoding DUF4956 domain-containing protein, which translates to MSRLALFAIDLIAVNLLVFGLYFPRHRRRDLVVAYLGVNVGVLAVAGALSSSSVGAGLGLGLFGVLSIIRLRSTELDQHEVAYYFSALALGILGPLSGGPFWLGPALMALILVVMYVGDHPRLLRTYRRQVMVLDGAITDQTALVAHLERILGGARVHSATVERLDLVNETTVVEVRYSHRTTLVEVPA; encoded by the coding sequence ATGTCCCGGCTCGCGTTGTTCGCGATCGACCTGATCGCGGTGAACCTGCTGGTCTTCGGGCTCTACTTCCCCCGCCACCGGCGCCGCGACCTGGTCGTCGCGTACCTCGGTGTCAACGTCGGCGTGCTGGCGGTGGCGGGCGCGCTGAGCTCCAGCAGCGTCGGCGCGGGCCTCGGGCTCGGGCTGTTCGGCGTGCTGTCGATCATCCGGCTCCGCTCCACCGAGCTGGACCAGCACGAGGTGGCGTACTACTTCTCCGCGCTCGCGCTCGGCATCCTCGGCCCGCTCAGCGGCGGCCCGTTCTGGCTCGGGCCGGCGCTGATGGCGCTGATCCTGGTGGTCATGTACGTCGGCGACCATCCGCGGCTGCTCCGTACGTACCGCCGGCAGGTGATGGTCCTGGACGGCGCGATCACGGACCAGACCGCGCTGGTCGCCCACCTGGAGCGGATCCTGGGCGGCGCGCGCGTGCACTCCGCGACCGTGGAACGGCTCGACCTGGTGAACGAGACGACCGTGGTCGAGGTCCGCTACTCGCACCGGACCACGCTGGTGGAGGTGCCCGCATGA
- a CDS encoding metallophosphoesterase, which produces MSTVVIVGDVGGCADQLAAVLPALTEDPEITVIQVGDLVDRGPDSAGVLKLVAERLHAAPARWIQLIGNHEAPYAGLSAPFWPDPLADADAGLIAGWWLRDRMRVAAAVRTAQGDDLLVTHAGLTVESWRALGEPVTASTAAELLNTRPDDLLRSLRGPLWAESGPDLYHGWLTGTDFPPFGQVHGHDTIVDFTSGEWRCAERLRQRTTVDRDARHTTTMIKRMPFIGVDPRHGTAGAPAWSPLYLRNATVLV; this is translated from the coding sequence ATGTCGACCGTGGTGATCGTAGGGGATGTGGGTGGATGTGCTGATCAGCTGGCCGCCGTACTTCCCGCGCTGACAGAGGATCCGGAGATCACCGTCATCCAGGTCGGTGACCTGGTGGACCGCGGCCCGGACAGCGCCGGCGTCCTCAAGCTGGTCGCCGAGCGCCTGCACGCCGCCCCCGCCCGCTGGATCCAGCTCATCGGCAACCACGAGGCCCCCTACGCCGGCCTGAGCGCCCCGTTCTGGCCCGACCCGCTCGCCGACGCGGACGCCGGCCTCATCGCCGGCTGGTGGCTCCGCGACCGCATGCGCGTCGCCGCGGCGGTCCGCACCGCCCAGGGCGACGACCTGCTCGTCACCCACGCCGGCCTCACCGTCGAGTCCTGGCGCGCGCTCGGTGAGCCGGTGACCGCGAGTACCGCGGCCGAGTTGCTCAACACCCGCCCCGACGATCTCCTGCGCAGCCTCCGCGGTCCGCTCTGGGCGGAGTCCGGCCCGGATCTCTACCACGGGTGGCTGACCGGCACCGACTTCCCGCCGTTCGGCCAGGTGCACGGGCACGACACGATCGTCGACTTCACGAGCGGGGAATGGCGCTGCGCCGAACGGCTGCGGCAGCGGACCACGGTGGACCGGGACGCGCGGCACACCACCACGATGATCAAGCGGATGCCGTTCATCGGCGTGGACCCGCGGCACGGTACGGCGGGCGCGCCGGCCTGGTCTCCGCTCTATCTGCGCAACGCGACGGTGCTGGTGTAG
- a CDS encoding polyphosphate polymerase domain-containing protein, whose product MIAELEPVGLAELLATAALQTRVDRKYVLPLADVRTLLPRLDPRTRVLEIDGGRVFRYESVYFDTPDLRSFRLTAHRRRHRFKIRTRLYVESALCWLEVKTEGGRGGTVKNRLPYLPDDHATVAPGASFVTGVLGDCDATSFAPTLVTRYRRSTLLDPAGTARATIDTDLTWEDTDGRGLRLPHVAVVETKTGAGACPVDRLLWAHGHRPVSISKYATGLAALRPDLPSAPWRRTLRRHFKPV is encoded by the coding sequence ATGATCGCGGAGCTGGAACCGGTGGGCCTGGCCGAACTGCTGGCGACGGCCGCGCTGCAGACCCGGGTCGACCGCAAGTACGTGCTGCCGCTGGCCGACGTGCGCACGCTGCTCCCCCGGCTCGACCCGCGCACCCGGGTGCTGGAGATCGACGGCGGGCGCGTGTTCCGCTACGAGTCCGTCTATTTCGACACGCCTGACCTGCGCAGTTTCCGGCTCACCGCGCATCGGCGGCGGCACCGATTCAAGATCAGAACCCGGCTGTACGTGGAGTCCGCGCTCTGCTGGCTGGAGGTGAAGACCGAGGGCGGCCGCGGCGGCACGGTCAAGAACCGCCTCCCGTACCTGCCGGACGACCACGCCACGGTCGCGCCCGGCGCCTCGTTCGTGACCGGCGTGCTCGGCGACTGCGACGCCACCAGCTTCGCGCCGACGCTGGTCACCCGCTACCGCCGGAGCACGCTGCTCGACCCGGCCGGGACCGCACGGGCGACCATCGACACGGACCTGACCTGGGAGGACACGGACGGGCGCGGCCTGCGACTGCCGCACGTGGCGGTCGTCGAGACGAAGACCGGTGCGGGCGCCTGCCCGGTCGACCGGCTGCTCTGGGCACACGGCCACCGCCCGGTCTCGATCTCCAAATACGCGACCGGCCTGGCCGCACTGCGACCGGACCTGCCGTCGGCCCCCTGGCGCCGCACACTTCGCCGCCATTTCAAGCCGGTCTGA